A region from the Polaribacter sp. Hel1_33_78 genome encodes:
- a CDS encoding OmpA family protein, which produces MKKIVILLVTAVIISSCVSKKEFVNLQSKHDQTKTELVDVKANLQKCLIKNEKESSKVFALAEQVKYLKEDKKTALKQVENLTVLTQSSSDNIKNVISQLSEKDKYINGVREAMTKKDSLNLAIKFHLTKNLTDGIQDKDIEVNVEKTVVFISISDKLLFKSGSYNVTDKAYTVLEKIAKVINNQPKMEVMIEGHTDSTPIKRNILQDNWDLSALRATSITRILQYKYGVKPERLIAAGRSQYIPLAPNDTAENKSKNRRTKIIIMPKLNQFFDLLEQDASK; this is translated from the coding sequence ATGAAAAAAATAGTAATATTATTAGTAACGGCTGTAATTATAAGTTCTTGTGTTTCAAAAAAAGAATTTGTTAATTTACAATCAAAACACGATCAAACAAAAACAGAATTGGTAGATGTAAAAGCTAATTTACAAAAGTGTTTAATTAAAAATGAGAAAGAATCTTCTAAAGTATTTGCTCTTGCAGAGCAAGTTAAATACTTAAAAGAAGATAAAAAGACTGCTTTAAAGCAAGTTGAAAATTTAACAGTTTTAACACAATCTTCTTCTGATAATATTAAGAATGTAATTTCTCAATTAAGTGAAAAAGATAAATATATAAATGGTGTTAGAGAAGCGATGACTAAAAAAGATTCTTTAAATCTTGCTATTAAATTTCATTTAACTAAAAATTTAACAGACGGCATACAGGATAAGGATATTGAAGTAAATGTTGAAAAGACTGTTGTATTTATCTCTATTTCTGACAAATTATTATTTAAAAGCGGAAGCTATAATGTAACAGACAAGGCTTACACTGTTTTAGAAAAAATTGCTAAAGTAATTAACAATCAACCTAAGATGGAAGTGATGATAGAAGGACATACGGACTCTACTCCTATTAAAAGAAATATCCTACAAGACAATTGGGATTTATCTGCTTTAAGAGCAACTTCTATTACTAGAATTCTGCAATACAAATATGGTGTAAAACCAGAAAGATTAATTGCTGCTGGTAGAAGTCAATATATCCCTTTAGCACCAAATGATACTGCTGAAAATAAATCAAAAAATAGAAGAACAAAAATTATCATCATGCCTAAATTAAATCAATTCTTTGATTTGTTAGAGCAAGATGCTTCTAAATAA
- a CDS encoding FAD:protein FMN transferase, whose translation MKLQNIITFITVLVMLLACTQEKKNRDYTLEGPIFGTSYKIKYYNTNINFQKSLDSLFLLVNTSTSTYSSESDISKINNGDSTIIVDAIFSEVFEKSKRIYKETDGFFDPTVGNLVNAYGFGPKNEKRDLTDAEIKEQMKFVGLEKITLKNSKVLKEDPKVYLDFNSIAKGFAIDVIARFFDQKKIENYLIEIGGEIRAKGFKKNNKPWLIRIVNPVNSYDNNGFKTINLSNKAMATSGNYRKFRISSEGKKYVHTINPKTGYATESNLLSASVISNKDCADLDAYATAFMAMGLEKTKEFLIKNPSIKVILLFSSKSGIIEEYATYNYN comes from the coding sequence ATGAAACTCCAGAATATTATTACTTTTATTACAGTTTTGGTAATGTTATTGGCCTGCACTCAGGAAAAGAAGAATAGAGATTACACTTTAGAAGGGCCTATTTTTGGTACATCGTATAAAATCAAATATTATAATACGAATATTAACTTTCAAAAATCTTTAGATAGTTTGTTTTTATTGGTGAATACATCTACATCAACTTATAGTTCTGAATCGGATATTTCTAAAATAAATAATGGAGATTCAACAATTATTGTAGATGCAATCTTTTCTGAAGTATTTGAAAAATCGAAGAGAATTTATAAAGAAACTGATGGCTTTTTTGATCCAACTGTAGGGAACTTAGTAAATGCTTATGGCTTTGGACCTAAAAATGAGAAAAGAGACCTTACAGATGCAGAAATAAAAGAGCAAATGAAGTTTGTAGGTCTAGAGAAAATAACTTTAAAAAATAGTAAAGTTTTAAAGGAAGATCCAAAGGTATATCTAGATTTTAATTCAATAGCCAAAGGTTTTGCCATTGATGTTATTGCTCGTTTTTTTGATCAAAAAAAAATAGAAAATTATTTAATTGAAATAGGTGGAGAAATACGAGCAAAAGGTTTTAAAAAAAATAATAAACCTTGGCTAATTAGAATAGTTAATCCTGTAAACTCTTATGATAATAATGGGTTTAAAACTATTAATCTCTCAAATAAGGCCATGGCTACTTCAGGTAATTATAGAAAATTTAGAATTTCTAGTGAAGGAAAAAAATATGTGCACACTATAAATCCAAAGACGGGCTATGCAACAGAAAGTAATTTGTTAAGTGCCTCGGTAATATCGAATAAAGATTGTGCAGATTTAGATGCCTACGCTACAGCATTTATGGCAATGGGTTTAGAAAAAACTAAAGAGTTTTTAATTAAAAATCCAAGTATAAAAGTAATATTATTATTTTCTTCTAAAAGCGGAATTATTGAAGAATATGCAACATATAATTACAATTAG
- a CDS encoding class I SAM-dependent methyltransferase, with protein MKIFKSILNTIPRPWLIKVSYTVRPLIAFWLKGNTYTDPIDEKSFRKFLPYGYGKQRKNALSPSTLSLERHRLMWLFLKNDTTFFTSKTKLKVLHIAPEQCFLDIFKKQQNLTYTTSDLESPIADVKADICDLPFKDNSFDVVFCNHVLEHITDDKKAMQELFRVMKKGGFGIFQIPQDMSREKTFEDNSIIDKKERTEIFGQYDHVRVYGKDYFNKLRSVGFKVDEIDYTKKITTEKLERFCLMKNEILPVCYKE; from the coding sequence ATGAAAATATTCAAATCCATATTAAACACAATACCAAGACCTTGGCTAATAAAAGTTAGTTATACCGTTAGACCACTAATTGCTTTTTGGTTAAAAGGTAATACATACACAGATCCTATAGATGAAAAAAGTTTTCGTAAATTTTTACCCTATGGCTATGGTAAACAGCGTAAAAACGCTCTCTCCCCATCTACCTTATCATTAGAAAGACATCGGTTAATGTGGCTTTTTTTAAAAAATGACACCACCTTTTTTACCTCAAAAACTAAGCTAAAAGTTTTACATATTGCACCTGAACAATGTTTTCTAGACATTTTTAAAAAACAACAAAATTTAACGTATACAACCTCTGATTTAGAGTCTCCAATCGCTGATGTAAAAGCCGATATTTGTGATTTACCATTTAAAGATAATTCCTTTGATGTCGTTTTTTGCAATCATGTTTTAGAACACATTACAGATGATAAAAAGGCCATGCAAGAATTGTTTAGGGTCATGAAAAAAGGCGGTTTTGGAATTTTTCAAATTCCGCAAGATATGTCAAGAGAGAAAACTTTTGAAGATAATTCAATTATCGACAAAAAAGAACGTACTGAAATATTTGGTCAATATGATCATGTGCGAGTTTATGGTAAAGATTATTTTAACAAACTGCGTTCAGTAGGTTTTAAAGTGGATGAAATTGATTACACAAAAAAAATTACTACAGAAAAACTAGAACGATTTTGCTTAATGAAAAATGAAATTCTTCCTGTATGCTATAAAGAGTAA
- the map gene encoding type I methionyl aminopeptidase — MIKIKTIEEIEIMRESALVVSKTLGMLAKEVKPGVSTLFLDKLAEDFIREQGAIPGFLGLYDFPNTLCMSPNSQVVHGIPNKNPLQEGDIISIDCGALKNGFYGDHAYTFAIGEIDDEIKKLLDVTKESLYVGIREFKAGNRVGDVGFAIQNFTEKHGYGVVRELVGHGLGREMHEDPEMPNYGKRGRGKKFAEGMVVAIEPMTNLGTHKIRQHSDGWTITTLDNKPSAHFEHDVAIVNGKPELLSTFKYVNEALGIVTDVENEFRS; from the coding sequence ATGATTAAAATTAAAACCATAGAAGAAATAGAAATTATGCGCGAAAGTGCCTTAGTAGTTTCCAAAACATTAGGGATGCTTGCAAAAGAGGTAAAACCGGGTGTTTCTACTTTATTTTTAGACAAACTTGCTGAAGATTTTATTCGAGAACAAGGAGCGATTCCTGGTTTTTTAGGCTTATACGATTTCCCAAATACACTTTGTATGAGTCCTAACTCACAAGTTGTGCATGGAATACCGAATAAAAATCCTTTACAAGAAGGTGATATTATTTCTATAGATTGTGGCGCTTTAAAAAATGGCTTTTATGGAGACCACGCCTACACTTTTGCTATTGGTGAAATTGACGATGAAATCAAAAAATTACTAGACGTTACTAAAGAAAGTTTGTACGTTGGCATCAGAGAATTTAAGGCTGGTAATAGAGTTGGTGATGTGGGTTTTGCTATTCAAAATTTTACTGAAAAGCATGGTTATGGTGTTGTTCGAGAACTCGTAGGTCATGGTTTGGGGCGCGAAATGCATGAAGATCCAGAAATGCCAAATTACGGAAAAAGAGGAAGAGGAAAGAAATTTGCCGAGGGAATGGTTGTTGCCATTGAACCCATGACAAATTTGGGAACTCATAAAATAAGGCAGCATTCTGACGGATGGACAATTACAACTTTAGACAACAAACCGTCTGCTCATTTTGAGCATGATGTTGCTATTGTTAATGGTAAACCAGAATTACTATCAACCTTTAAATATGTAAATGAAGCTTTAGGAATTGTAACTGATGTAGAGAACGAATTTCGAAGCTAG
- a CDS encoding thioredoxin family protein, which produces MIKNSILIFLTTFIFACSSNKKIIETQSKESKKVEKKLVEKKEPIQKIAREITAKKDKNGYLIGIANKESFQDASFKEWFNSRFFEYTPDEKTINELTNALKGYTIKGFMGTWCGDSKRETPRFYKILEQTDFDENNFELITVNRSKKTPNNLQEGFNIIRVPTFIFYKEGKEVGRYVEYPRETIEKDILKIVSGQPYKHSYDKSK; this is translated from the coding sequence ATGATAAAAAATAGTATACTTATTTTCTTGACCACCTTTATTTTTGCCTGTAGTTCAAATAAAAAAATAATAGAAACGCAATCCAAAGAAAGTAAGAAAGTAGAAAAAAAATTAGTTGAAAAGAAAGAACCGATTCAAAAAATTGCCAGAGAAATAACAGCAAAAAAAGATAAAAATGGTTATCTAATTGGCATTGCAAATAAAGAATCATTTCAAGATGCCTCTTTTAAAGAATGGTTTAACAGCAGATTCTTTGAGTACACACCGGATGAAAAAACCATTAACGAATTAACAAATGCCTTAAAAGGTTATACAATAAAAGGTTTTATGGGAACTTGGTGTGGAGATAGCAAAAGAGAAACTCCTCGTTTTTATAAAATTTTAGAGCAAACTGATTTTGATGAAAATAATTTTGAATTAATCACTGTAAATAGAAGTAAAAAAACACCAAATAATCTTCAAGAAGGATTTAATATTATAAGAGTACCAACTTTTATTTTTTATAAAGAAGGTAAAGAAGTTGGACGTTATGTAGAGTATCCGAGGGAAACTATAGAAAAAGATATTTTAAAGATTGTTTCAGGGCAACCTTATAAACACTCTTACGATAAAAGCAAGTAG
- the gpmI gene encoding 2,3-bisphosphoglycerate-independent phosphoglycerate mutase translates to MNKKVILMILDGWGITQDPKVSAIYNAKTPFINGLYNKYPNAELRTDGEHVGLPEGQMGNSEVGHMNLGAGRIVYQNLARINKAVKEKTLGQEKVLIDTFKYAKENNKNVHLLGLVSNGGIHAHIDHLKGILDVAKENEVENIFLHAFTDGRDCDPKSGTYFINEVQEYMKESTGELATVTGRYYAMDRDNRWDRVKTAYDGIVNAIGLKTRDILGTINKNYEKGLTDEFHKPIILTNEDGSPKVQIKEGDAIIFFNYRTDRGRELTNALSQNDFPEFGMRKLNLYYTTMTLYDASFKGINVIYNTDNIKNTLGEVLSVAGKKQIRIAETEKYPHVTFFFSGGQEAPFEGESRILRNSPKVATYDLKPEMSAYELKDALCKDLEKGEADFVCLNFANGDMVGHTGIMEAAIKACEAVDECAKAVIETGLANGYSILLIADHGNCETMMNPDGSPHTAHTTNPVPFILIDEEIKSIKSGILGDIAPTILELMGVEQPKEMTQKSLL, encoded by the coding sequence ATGAACAAGAAAGTTATACTAATGATTTTGGATGGATGGGGTATTACGCAAGACCCAAAAGTATCCGCTATTTACAATGCTAAAACACCTTTTATAAACGGTTTATATAATAAGTACCCTAATGCTGAATTAAGAACCGATGGAGAACATGTTGGTTTACCTGAAGGGCAAATGGGGAATTCTGAAGTTGGACACATGAACCTTGGTGCTGGAAGAATTGTATATCAAAATTTAGCTAGAATAAACAAAGCTGTAAAAGAAAAGACATTAGGGCAAGAAAAAGTATTAATTGATACTTTTAAATATGCCAAAGAAAATAATAAAAATGTTCATTTATTAGGATTAGTTTCTAATGGAGGAATCCACGCACACATTGACCATTTAAAAGGAATTTTAGACGTTGCAAAAGAAAATGAAGTTGAGAATATATTTTTGCATGCATTTACAGATGGTAGAGATTGTGATCCAAAATCTGGCACCTATTTCATCAACGAAGTGCAAGAATACATGAAAGAAAGTACAGGCGAATTAGCAACTGTTACTGGACGTTATTATGCAATGGATAGAGATAATAGATGGGACCGTGTTAAAACGGCCTATGATGGAATTGTAAATGCTATCGGTCTAAAAACTAGAGATATTTTAGGGACAATCAACAAAAATTATGAAAAAGGTTTAACCGATGAATTTCATAAACCGATTATTCTTACCAATGAAGATGGATCTCCAAAAGTACAAATAAAAGAAGGTGATGCCATTATTTTCTTCAACTATAGAACCGATAGAGGGAGAGAATTAACAAATGCTTTATCTCAAAATGATTTTCCTGAATTTGGAATGAGGAAGTTAAATTTGTATTACACGACAATGACTTTATATGATGCCTCTTTTAAAGGAATTAATGTTATTTATAATACTGATAATATTAAAAACACGTTAGGTGAAGTTTTATCTGTGGCAGGCAAAAAACAAATAAGAATTGCAGAAACAGAAAAATATCCGCATGTGACTTTCTTCTTTTCTGGAGGTCAAGAAGCACCCTTTGAAGGTGAATCTCGAATTTTAAGAAACTCTCCAAAAGTTGCCACGTATGATTTAAAACCAGAAATGTCTGCCTATGAATTGAAAGATGCACTTTGTAAAGATTTAGAAAAAGGTGAAGCAGATTTTGTTTGTTTAAACTTTGCAAATGGAGATATGGTTGGCCATACCGGAATTATGGAAGCAGCAATTAAAGCTTGTGAAGCTGTAGATGAATGTGCAAAAGCAGTCATAGAAACAGGCTTAGCAAATGGCTATTCAATTTTATTAATTGCCGATCATGGTAACTGTGAAACCATGATGAATCCTGACGGTTCACCACATACTGCACACACCACAAATCCTGTTCCTTTTATTTTAATTGATGAAGAAATCAAATCAATAAAAAGCGGTATCTTGGGTGATATAGCTCCAACAATTTTAGAATTAATGGGTGTTGAACAACCAAAAGAAATGACTCAAAAATCACTCTTATAA
- a CDS encoding aromatic amino acid hydroxylase, whose translation MKAHFEMNEVTKKLPKHLHKFVVKQPYDEYTAQNQSVWRYVMRMNIAYLSKVAHKSYLTGLEKTGISIENIPRMEGMNRILKGIGWSAVSVDGFIPPNAFMEFQAYNVLVIASDMRTINHIEYTPAPDIIHEAAGHAPIISNPEYSEYLRRFGEIGSKAISSSKDYEMYEAIRLLSILKEDPNSLQNEIDDAQEKVEWLQNNMGELSEMAQIRNLHWWTVEYGLIGTLENPKIYGAGLLSSIGESDWCMNKEVKKLSYSIEAANLNFDITKPQPQLFVTPDFAYLSLVLNEFANTMALRTGGLKGIQKLMHSKNLGTIELTTGIQISGVFTKVIKHKNNKVAYFQTTGETALANRDKELIGHGITSHPGGFGSPVGKLKGINLPIENMSPRDLKAYGIYEGEVMTLEFESGVIVKGKAITGTRDLRGRILIISLDECTVTYKGEILFQPEWGIYDMAIGKEVISAYAGAADVDSFKDSSRVSEVKTHKINYTESEKELYSLYDQVKKMRETGSASEEKITEIFNQLKTNFSQDWLLNIEIYELALQNNYKLKSLILERLEELKCNKSYTKLIENGLVLCKN comes from the coding sequence ATGAAAGCACATTTTGAAATGAACGAAGTAACTAAAAAGTTACCTAAACACTTGCATAAGTTTGTGGTTAAACAACCTTATGATGAATATACTGCTCAAAATCAGTCTGTTTGGAGATATGTTATGAGGATGAATATTGCTTATCTCAGTAAAGTTGCTCATAAATCTTATTTAACAGGACTTGAAAAAACGGGAATTTCTATTGAAAATATTCCTCGTATGGAGGGAATGAATAGAATTTTAAAAGGAATTGGTTGGTCGGCAGTCTCTGTAGATGGTTTTATTCCTCCAAATGCTTTTATGGAGTTTCAAGCATATAATGTTTTAGTTATTGCTTCAGATATGCGAACAATTAATCATATTGAATATACGCCTGCACCAGATATTATTCATGAAGCAGCAGGTCATGCACCTATCATTTCAAATCCAGAATATTCAGAATATTTAAGACGTTTTGGAGAAATTGGAAGTAAAGCAATCTCATCCTCTAAAGATTATGAAATGTATGAAGCTATTCGGCTTTTGTCCATTTTAAAAGAAGATCCAAATTCACTGCAAAATGAAATTGATGATGCTCAAGAAAAAGTTGAGTGGTTGCAAAATAATATGGGTGAATTGTCAGAAATGGCACAAATTAGAAATTTACATTGGTGGACTGTAGAATATGGTTTAATAGGTACTTTAGAAAATCCCAAGATTTATGGTGCAGGATTATTGTCTTCTATTGGAGAGAGTGATTGGTGTATGAATAAGGAGGTTAAAAAACTTTCTTATTCAATTGAAGCAGCAAACCTCAATTTTGATATTACAAAACCGCAACCTCAATTATTTGTAACCCCAGATTTTGCCTATTTAAGTTTAGTTTTAAATGAATTCGCCAATACAATGGCTTTAAGAACTGGAGGTTTAAAAGGTATTCAAAAGTTGATGCATTCAAAAAATTTAGGAACAATAGAATTAACAACTGGAATTCAAATTTCTGGAGTTTTTACAAAAGTAATTAAACATAAAAACAACAAAGTTGCCTATTTTCAAACAACAGGGGAAACCGCATTGGCCAATAGAGATAAAGAATTAATTGGTCATGGAATTACAAGCCATCCAGGAGGTTTTGGAAGTCCGGTTGGCAAATTAAAAGGAATTAATTTACCAATTGAAAATATGAGCCCTAGAGATTTAAAGGCTTACGGAATCTATGAGGGTGAAGTGATGACTTTAGAGTTTGAAAGTGGAGTTATTGTGAAAGGAAAAGCAATAACTGGAACAAGAGATTTAAGAGGTCGAATTTTAATCATCTCTTTAGATGAATGCACAGTAACTTATAAAGGTGAAATTCTATTTCAACCAGAATGGGGAATTTACGATATGGCAATAGGAAAAGAAGTTATTTCTGCTTATGCTGGTGCTGCTGACGTAGATTCATTTAAAGATAGTAGTAGGGTTTCTGAGGTTAAAACTCATAAAATTAATTACACAGAATCTGAAAAAGAATTATATTCTTTATACGACCAAGTAAAAAAAATGCGCGAAACAGGTTCTGCGTCAGAAGAAAAAATAACAGAAATATTTAATCAGTTAAAAACAAATTTTTCTCAAGATTGGTTATTGAATATAGAAATCTATGAACTAGCTTTGCAAAACAATTACAAATTAAAATCTTTAATCTTAGAAAGATTAGAGGAGTTAAAATGTAACAAAAGCTACACAAAACTAATTGAAAATGGATTAGTTTTGTGTAAAAATTAA
- a CDS encoding rhodanese-like domain-containing protein, which yields MGQEIKEYLEKGAVVLDVRTKAEWDEGHVEGSKHIVLTIIPLEIEQIKSWNKPVIAVCRSGARSGQAAQFLAQNGIDVINGGPWQNVANI from the coding sequence ATGGGTCAAGAAATTAAAGAATATTTAGAAAAAGGAGCAGTCGTTTTAGACGTAAGAACAAAAGCAGAATGGGATGAAGGGCATGTAGAAGGTTCAAAACATATTGTTTTAACAATAATTCCTTTGGAAATTGAGCAAATAAAATCTTGGAATAAACCTGTGATTGCTGTTTGTAGAAGTGGTGCTAGAAGTGGTCAAGCAGCTCAGTTTTTAGCACAGAACGGAATTGATGTTATTAATGGAGGCCCTTGGCAAAATGTTGCTAACATTTAG